One region of Primulina tabacum isolate GXHZ01 chromosome 1, ASM2559414v2, whole genome shotgun sequence genomic DNA includes:
- the LOC142540076 gene encoding la-related protein 1C-like, with product MATASDSSASVQSVNSVIDRHSRLASPCSCSSISDQKHVLPSEIFLNQLIAPPASFLAEDGQAEGSENVGVTKKCVWNNPANGVAPQVGALMGTASWPDFSKSARASTKASSSSTDSLEELSHEPIILSQGTSVDSWSSQEVATNSASNHESPIRQCSPELGGDRTSHRNITANGSFSQAPNSHSSVVEASPFKPVKSSISSGVSPRDNTRWDVGQRGGSHSGHEPHHPRGPFRRNNSGPQLQGNGSSNHGHGSKRYQERWIDDWSYNHQSFGSRVNLAPQQSVASRPFIRGPVFKCSFYSSTSPYASSFTYFALGPHPGSPGHMPMFPYAPMSSPIPDPHLPSKIVKQIDYYFGHIFAPENGCGWMGSHNLIASFKKIRELTDNVQLILDALRASNVVEIQGEKGGKVRRKGKLEKRDNSTTIMFPTESSPHSLNISSLHINDEKTNT from the exons ATGGCTACTGCTTCTGACTCCTCCGCCTCTGTTCAATCTGTAAATTCTGTTATTGATCGCCATTCACGGCTCGCGTCGCCTTGTTCATGTTCGAGTATCTCTGATCAGAAGCACGTTTTGCCTTCTGAAATTTTCCTAAACCAATTAATCGCACCACCTGCTAGTTTCTTGGCCGAGGATGGTCAGGCTGAGGGAAGTGAGAATGTTGGTGTAACCAAGAAGTGTGTTTGGAACAATCCTGCTAATGGTGTTGCTCCGCAGGTTGGTGCTTTGATGGGGACAGCATCTTGGCCTGATTTCTCCAAATCAGCTCGTGCTTCCACGAAGGCTTCTTCGAGTTCGACTGATTCTCTTGAAGAACTCTCTCACGAACCAATCATTCTGTCACAG GGGACGTCAGTTGACTCTTGGTCTTCACAGGAAGTAGCAACAAATTCAGCTTCGAACCATGAATCTCCTATCCGCCAGTGTTCTCCGGAGCTAGGTGGTGACAGGACAAGTCACAGAAACATAACAGCCAACGGCAGCTTTTCTCAAGCACCAAATTCACACAGTTCTGTGGTTGAAGCGTCTCCTTTTAAGCCAGTGAAGTCCAGCATCTCTTCGGGGGTATCTCCTAGGGACAACACACGTTGGGATGTTGGACAGAGAGGAGGATCTCACAGTGGGCATGAGCCACACCATCCGCGTGGTCCTTTTAGAAGGAACAACAGTGGACCGCAACTTCAAGGGAATGGTTCTTCTAATCATGGCCATGGTAGCAAACGATACCAGGAACGTTGGATTGATGATTGGAGCTATAACCATCAATCTTTTGGCAGCAGAGTAAACCTTGCACCCCAGCAGAGTGTCGCCTCTCGGCCCTTCATACGTGGTCCAGTTTTCAAGTGCTCCTTTTATTCCTCCACCTCCCCCT ATGCTTCATCTTTTACGTATTTTGCTCTTGGACCCCACCCAGGTTCACCCGGGCACATGCCTATGTTTCCATATGCACCAATGTCGTCTCCCATACCTGATCCTCACTTGCCTTCCAAAATTGTGAAAcagatagattattattttG GACACATATTTGCGCCAGAAAATGGATGTGGATGGATGGGTTCCCATAACTTAATAGCAAGCTTTAAGAAA ATTAGGGAGCTGACAGACAATGTCCAACTTATATTGGATGCTTTGCGAGCTTCGAATGTGGTGGAAATACAG GGAGAAAAG GGAGGAAAGGTGAGGAGGAAGGGTAAACTGGAGAAAAGGGATAATTCCACAACCATCATGTTTCCTACAGAATCAAGTCCTCATTCTCTCAATATTTCTAGTCTGCATATAAATGATGAAAAGACAAACAC